CTCCTCAGCATCTTGGACCTGCTCCTGAACCCCAGCTTCCTTTGTATGCCATTAAGGCGCATCAGCGATTCCCTGTCTATAGATATGCTCAATATCTCCAAACAACCACCAAGTTAATAACTTTTCACGGCAAAAGCCGCATAGTTAATAACTAATACAGAAATATTTATTAACATTTATTAACGCTGCGCTTTGAATTATATACGCAATTGACCCAATCGGTGTAATGTTGTTAGGAATAGGATTCATACTGAATCCCTCGCAGGGGCTGACGCTCGGAACGATAATACTCATATCCTTCATACTCGGGCTGCTCCACGGCGCAACGCCAGACGAGCACACGTGGCCTATAACGTTCAGCTATGCGATAAGCAGCTACAGCTCCAGGAAGGGCATGAAGGCAGGCTTCATGTTCTCCAGCGGCTTCACCATACAGCGCGCATTCCTGACAACGCTCGGCTTCCTTGGACTTGCAGCAATATACAAGAAGTACAACCTTGACGGGCCAATATACATAGTTGTCGGAATAGCTATGCTCGTTGCAGGCATGTACATACTGAACAAAAGGAAGTACATACACATACCTTTCGATTCGCTGCTGAAGGGCAGGAGCCACCACTCTGAAGAGGCGGAAAGGATAAGGCCGCACGAGGAGGACGAGCCGCGTGAGGTATCGTTGAAGGTTGCAACCCTGCACGGGCTTATAGCGGGGTTCGGCTTCGGCGCATATGCCACTATATTGACGTTCATACTTGCGCCGCAGGTTCCCAGCCTGATATATGCGCCGCTCCCGGGGCTCTTCTTCGGCATCGGTACAATGATAATGCAGATACTTTTCGGGGCTGCTTTTGCCTATCTTGCAAGGATCAAGAAGCTCAGCGAGAAGGATGTCAGCTACATAGGCAGGAAGACAGGAGGTAGGACGCTTTACTACGGGGGCATGCTGTTCGCGCTGATAGGAGTGCTTGTAGTCGCATTTCCAGCTATAAACAGCTTTGCAATAAGCACCGGCAACCCTATACCCAATCTTGATTCCGTAGGCGTTGCAACGATACTGGTGCTTCTTGTGGTGGGCGTAATAGGGATAGGAAGCCTGGTAAAGGGTTTCATTGACATATCGAAGATCGATGCAACAGGCAGGGCAGCAAAGAGGCAGGATAGCAGGTGACGCGTTACACGCGTTTGCCTACCTTCGCCATCTCATTAAGAACCTTGGAGAATTCGGATCCCACTTTTGTAAGCTCGTATTCCGTTGAGTTTTCGCGGCCCTCGGCGCGCCTTACAACGAGCCCCCTGTATTCCAGGTACTTCAGAGTCCTTGAGAGCGCGGTCGAACTCATGTTGCAGTCCCTCTTTATCTGGTTGAACTTGTTGTGACCCATGAGGAGGCACCTTACTATGTGCCACCTCTGCTTCGTGCTCATTATGTCCAGCACTTTGGAAACGGAATCAGGATTGCGCATGGTCACACCTGTGTTACTGCCTTACTTAAATAGCTGAGTTATTATAAAAATCATGTGGTTTCATGGCAAAGAAATTTGCATGCAAGGACATAGGAATGTCCTGCGGGTTCAAGGCAAGGGCTGCAACCGAGAAGGAATTGATGGAAAAGATAGCGGAGCACGCGATGGATGCGCACAACATGGCGAGCATAGACGCCGCAACAATGGCGAAGGTGAAGGCGGCGATAAAGGACGCATAAATACTGCAGGTGCGGAATATGGCCATAATAGACGACAAGCTTAAGGAGCAGCTCAGGGACACATTCTCTAAGGAGCTAAAGGGTAACGTAAAGATATGGCTCTTCACGAGTAAAAGCGAGGGGAGGTGCCAGTACTGCGGCGTTGTAGAGGACCTGGTGAGGGAGCTTTGCAGCTTAAACGAAAAGCTCGGCATGTTCTTGTATGACATAGACGACCATCCGAAGGAGGCAGAGGTGCTGGGCATAGAGCGCGTTCCGGCAATACTGCTGCACGGGGCATCGGCCTACGGCATATATTACTACGGAATGCCGACAGGATACGAGTTCGGGTCCCTTGTCGATGATATAATGGACGTGTCCAGGTCAAGGAGCGGACTCTCACAGGAATCAAAGAATGCCCTTCGGGGCATAGCCAAAAAGGTGGACATAAAGGTGTTTGTAACGCCGACATGCCCGTATTGCCCGAAAGCGGTCAGGACGGCGCACCAGATGGCACTAGAAAACGGCAACGTGAAGGCAAGCATGATAGAGGCCATGGAGTTCGCAGCACTCTCCGAAAAATACGGCGTCATGGGCGTGCCCAAGGTTGTTATAAACGACAGCATATCCTTTGAGGGCGCAGTATCCGAGGAGGCTTTCGTGGAGCAGGTCAGGAAGGCCTTGAAGTAGGATCTACTCCTTGACTGACAAAAAGAACCTTGATTCCTTCTGGGGTATTCCGCTGCTGTATACCCAGTTCGCCTCGGAGTACCTGCTGACCGCAAGCTTCCTGGCCTTTCCTATTATATCGTTCCTTTCCACAAGGTCCATCTTCGCCATGCCCTTGTACCTCTTTGATATGCTGTCAAGTGCCATCTTCCTGAGCCCGTTCTTGTAGTAGTCCAGGCTTTCGCCCTTTACCCTTGCGTATTCCTTTATCCCGTGGAGGTCCTTTATCCAGTTCAGGTCCTTCTCCTCGAGCCTCAGCACAGAGCCCATCCTTTCGGCGTCCCACTTGTCTATCGCTATGAAGCCCCTGTACAGGAACGTATAGTCGAGGTTGACATTCTGCTCGTGCCAGCCTATGGGCTTGCCGTCAAGCCTTATGAGATCGGTGTCGTCCATCTGCACCGATTTCTTGGGATTCACGATCTCGGCTATCGCCTCTGCCATTATGCCGCCGAAGAGGTCCTTTATCATCATGGGATTGTTGAATGCCGCGTTGCCCGTGACGCCTATTATGCTGTAGGAGAGTATGTTGTCATCCACATATAGCAGAAGCCCATCCGTATCGCGCCTGGATGCCGCTATGTAGTTGCTTATGCCCTCTATCCTCACCATGTCCATCCCGTCGGAACACGGGAATATGACAGCTGGCTTGTTGAAGTTGTAGAACCTGATGAATAGGTTGTCAGTCTTCCCTGCGAGATCCGTAAGTACTTTGTCTATCGCTATGTTGGTAGGCGCGCCGAGCCTGTCGTACCCCATGTATTCTGGCACCTTGCGGCGCGCATATGTGAGGTTTACAAGCTCCTCCATTTTCAACACGCAACAATACAAGATTATTAGGATATGTTTATAAATGGTTCGCAAAGATTAGGCGTTTTCCAGTACTTCAGCGGCAGGACTAGCCGCTGCTCCCGTATTCGTGCCTCTTGGCCCTGAACGGCTTCCTTTCGGAGCCTCCCCTGTTGCCCCAGCCGCCGCCCTGCCTGCCGTCCCTGCCGCCCCTGAAGCCGCCCCTTGGCCCTTGCTGCCTGTGGAAGGGTCTTCCCCTCGATTCCCTTCCCCTGCCCCTGGCCTCCGGCAGCCTCAATCCGGTAAATTTCACCGTTTCAAGCTTCAGGTGCTCCATCTTCACGTTGGCCATGCTCCTTGTGGCTTCCATGAGCGACTCCTGGTCGTAGCCGAATATCGTGAAGGCCCTGCCGTCCTTGCCCATCCTTGCCGACCTTCCGACCCTGTGTATGTATACCTTTGGATCCTCCGGAGCGTCGAAGTTTATGACATCGGTTATGTCAGGTATGTCAAGCCCCCTTGACGCGAGGTTGGTAGATATCAGGAAGCGCGCGTGCTCCCTGAATGCGCGCAGCGACCGCTCGCGCATCGACTGGGTGAGACCGCCGTGCATGACTATGGCGTCATGGTTGTTCAGGCTCAGGAACCTGTGCACGTACTCGGACTCGCGCTGCGTGGATGTGAATATTATGCACTTCTTCGGGTTGAATTTCTCTATGTAAGCCATCAACGCCTCGAATTTTGTCCTTCCGCTCGCTATGAAGTAGCCATGCGTTATCGTTTCGACCGTAAGGTTCTCCTCGCT
This is a stretch of genomic DNA from Candidatus Micrarchaeota archaeon. It encodes these proteins:
- a CDS encoding helix-turn-helix transcriptional regulator, which encodes MRNPDSVSKVLDIMSTKQRWHIVRCLLMGHNKFNQIKRDCNMSSTALSRTLKYLEYRGLVVRRAEGRENSTEYELTKVGSEFSKVLNEMAKVGKRV
- a CDS encoding DUF1059 domain-containing protein, which translates into the protein MAKKFACKDIGMSCGFKARAATEKELMEKIAEHAMDAHNMASIDAATMAKVKAAIKDA
- a CDS encoding thioredoxin family protein; this translates as MAIIDDKLKEQLRDTFSKELKGNVKIWLFTSKSEGRCQYCGVVEDLVRELCSLNEKLGMFLYDIDDHPKEAEVLGIERVPAILLHGASAYGIYYYGMPTGYEFGSLVDDIMDVSRSRSGLSQESKNALRGIAKKVDIKVFVTPTCPYCPKAVRTAHQMALENGNVKASMIEAMEFAALSEKYGVMGVPKVVINDSISFEGAVSEEAFVEQVRKALK
- a CDS encoding DEAD/DEAH box helicase, which codes for MKEFREMNLKQNLLGALGQMGFNTMTEVQELSIPVLLDGKDLIVRSKTGSGKTGAFLVPIFQNMEPRGYPQALVVLPTRELAVQVSAVARKLSQGSNIRIAIVYGGASINVQMQSLRHGADIVIGTPGRLIDLMDRGSLKLNRIKFLVLDEADLMLDMGFIEDVELIISMAPRERQTILMSATMPREITEIARHHMRPDAVKLTVGSEENLTVETITHGYFIASGRTKFEALMAYIEKFNPKKCIIFTSTQRESEYVHRFLSLNNHDAIVMHGGLTQSMRERSLRAFREHARFLISTNLASRGLDIPDITDVINFDAPEDPKVYIHRVGRSARMGKDGRAFTIFGYDQESLMEATRSMANVKMEHLKLETVKFTGLRLPEARGRGRESRGRPFHRQQGPRGGFRGGRDGRQGGGWGNRGGSERKPFRAKRHEYGSSG